The Antennarius striatus isolate MH-2024 chromosome 23, ASM4005453v1, whole genome shotgun sequence genome has a segment encoding these proteins:
- the LOC137590770 gene encoding uncharacterized protein isoform X3: MSADSSSSHHASLPPPLSSHHASLPPPSSSLFFLSCLESTYGLASMVAFSVTNILFLVPLYFLVLSLGVQQLRRSFGRVLYSHADVCTYNMVVIELVSILGSALTCGGILADAHWLTKVGIYLLTVNLSAQSMFHVLTCGERYLAIVHPMSYRSLQSARAR; encoded by the exons ATGTCagctgactcctcctcctcccatcatgcctcacttccccctcccctctcctcccatcatgcctctcttccacccccctcctcctcgtTGTTCTTCCTCTCGTGCCTGGAATCCACCTACGGCCTCGCCAGTATGGTCGCCTTCAGCGTCACCaacatcctcttcctcgtccCTCTCTATTTCCTGGTCCTGTCCCTGGGGGTGCAGCAGTTGCGGCGGAGTTTTGGGAGAGTGCTGTACAGCCACGCCGATGTCTGCACCTATAACATGGTGGTTATCGAGCTGGTGAGCATCCTGGGCTCAGCCCTCACCTGTGGTGGCATCCTGGCCGACGCCCATTGGCTGACAAAGGTCGGCATCTACCTGCTGACCGTCAACCTGTCTGCGCAGTCGATGTTCCACGTACTGACCTGTGGCGAGCGCTACCTCGCCATCGTCCACCCCATGTCTTACCGGAGCCTCCAAAGCGCCAG GGCCAGGTGA
- the LOC137590770 gene encoding uncharacterized protein isoform X1 produces the protein MSADSSSSHHASLPPPLSSHHASLPPPSSSLFFLSCLESTYGLASMVAFSVTNILFLVPLYFLVLSLGVQQLRRSFGRVLYSHADVCTYNMVVIELVSILGSALTCGGILADAHWLTKVGIYLLTVNLSAQSMFHVLTCGERYLAIVHPMSYRSLQSARSVWVRNATVGVSWLLSFSSAWFMSFQNPFTSTIPSICLTALTCVFVFYCCISALCVLIRPGPGERGGTRQRAGPSKLKAFHNILVILGVLVFRFVAMLLIPVAFLSPGTGSRERCGLWLGLVWFCLPSSLVLPLLFLSRARQRVRPKKTDQ, from the coding sequence ATGTCagctgactcctcctcctcccatcatgcctcacttccccctcccctctcctcccatcatgcctctcttccacccccctcctcctcgtTGTTCTTCCTCTCGTGCCTGGAATCCACCTACGGCCTCGCCAGTATGGTCGCCTTCAGCGTCACCaacatcctcttcctcgtccCTCTCTATTTCCTGGTCCTGTCCCTGGGGGTGCAGCAGTTGCGGCGGAGTTTTGGGAGAGTGCTGTACAGCCACGCCGATGTCTGCACCTATAACATGGTGGTTATCGAGCTGGTGAGCATCCTGGGCTCAGCCCTCACCTGTGGTGGCATCCTGGCCGACGCCCATTGGCTGACAAAGGTCGGCATCTACCTGCTGACCGTCAACCTGTCTGCGCAGTCGATGTTCCACGTACTGACCTGTGGCGAGCGCTACCTCGCCATCGTCCACCCCATGTCTTACCGGAGCCTCCAAAGCGCCAGGTCGGTCTGGGTCCGGAACGCCACTGTAGGGGTTTCCTGGCTGCTGAGCTTTTCCTCCGCTTGGTTCATGTCCTTCCAGAATCCCTTCACTTCCACCATTCCGTCCATCTGCCTCACCGCCCTCACGTGTGTCTTTGTCTTCTACTGCTGCATCTCCGCTCTCTGCGTTCTGATTCGTCCAGGGCCAGGTGAAAGGGGCGGGACCAGACAGAGGGCGGGCCCGTCGAAGCTGAAGGCCTTCCACAACATCCTGGTCATCCTGGGAGTGCTGGTGTTCCGGTTCGTGGCGATGCTGCTCATCCCGGTAGCCTTCCTGTCCCCGGGGACAGGGTCACGGGAGAGGTGTGGCTTGTGGTTGGGGCTTGTCTGGTTCTGTCTGCCCAGCAGTCTGGTTctgcccctcctcttcctgtccagaGCGAGACAACGGGTGCGTCCGAAGAAAACCGACCAATGA
- the LOC137590770 gene encoding uncharacterized protein isoform X2, which yields MVAFSVTNILFLVPLYFLVLSLGVQQLRRSFGRVLYSHADVCTYNMVVIELVSILGSALTCGGILADAHWLTKVGIYLLTVNLSAQSMFHVLTCGERYLAIVHPMSYRSLQSARSVWVRNATVGVSWLLSFSSAWFMSFQNPFTSTIPSICLTALTCVFVFYCCISALCVLIRPGPGERGGTRQRAGPSKLKAFHNILVILGVLVFRFVAMLLIPVAFLSPGTGSRERCGLWLGLVWFCLPSSLVLPLLFLSRARQRVRPKKTDQ from the coding sequence ATGGTCGCCTTCAGCGTCACCaacatcctcttcctcgtccCTCTCTATTTCCTGGTCCTGTCCCTGGGGGTGCAGCAGTTGCGGCGGAGTTTTGGGAGAGTGCTGTACAGCCACGCCGATGTCTGCACCTATAACATGGTGGTTATCGAGCTGGTGAGCATCCTGGGCTCAGCCCTCACCTGTGGTGGCATCCTGGCCGACGCCCATTGGCTGACAAAGGTCGGCATCTACCTGCTGACCGTCAACCTGTCTGCGCAGTCGATGTTCCACGTACTGACCTGTGGCGAGCGCTACCTCGCCATCGTCCACCCCATGTCTTACCGGAGCCTCCAAAGCGCCAGGTCGGTCTGGGTCCGGAACGCCACTGTAGGGGTTTCCTGGCTGCTGAGCTTTTCCTCCGCTTGGTTCATGTCCTTCCAGAATCCCTTCACTTCCACCATTCCGTCCATCTGCCTCACCGCCCTCACGTGTGTCTTTGTCTTCTACTGCTGCATCTCCGCTCTCTGCGTTCTGATTCGTCCAGGGCCAGGTGAAAGGGGCGGGACCAGACAGAGGGCGGGCCCGTCGAAGCTGAAGGCCTTCCACAACATCCTGGTCATCCTGGGAGTGCTGGTGTTCCGGTTCGTGGCGATGCTGCTCATCCCGGTAGCCTTCCTGTCCCCGGGGACAGGGTCACGGGAGAGGTGTGGCTTGTGGTTGGGGCTTGTCTGGTTCTGTCTGCCCAGCAGTCTGGTTctgcccctcctcttcctgtccagaGCGAGACAACGGGTGCGTCCGAAGAAAACCGACCAATGA
- the LOC137590769 gene encoding sialoadhesin-like isoform X2, with the protein MRKILLFILLLRLIQMAVGCHAWVAVFPSRSQFFEYEPVSISCEQFGSGGWTVWRYTTNSVDPVLSQCGSNWGHQVSSVCEVKTIKKSDNGVYWCESQQQDSSNTINITITGGQVILHGPTHPVKEGGDVTLYCTTMSPPSATLKFVFFRGDAPIGTASSGHMTIHNFSRSQEGVYRCGLVGGGESPPTWLLLEGGPAPVQLTLQPVSSQLFEYDNLTLDCGDGSGDRGWRVFRAVNGSTSHDRWSVQVCEPEWGAPTASGCILQTAKKTDSGMYWYTPVTLQSPVAPVMVGEKVTLRCRTKRPSSGLPSVFYKDDSVLLASPTDHMTIHLVSRWDEGVYRCHVSGHGDSPSSWLFVRGPHSPDPSSAGLLSVLRHLVVVSPYCISTILMVSLCLHRSTGVKESVNMMMPPPSEDDDDDVIRDHPYEDVAAGVSTEHHF; encoded by the exons ATGAGGAAGATACTGCTCTTCATCC TGTTGCTGAGGCTCATCCAGATGGCGGTCGGCTGTCATG CCTGGGTGGCAGTCTTTCCCAGCAGGTCTCAGTTCTTCGAGTATGAGCCGGTCTCCATCAGCTGTGAGCAGTTCGGTTCTGGTGGCTGGACAGTGTGGAGGTACACCACCAACAG TGTAGACCCGGTTCTGTCTCAGTGTGGCTCCAACTGGGGCCATCAGGTGTCGTCCGTCTGTGAGGTGAAGACCATCAAGAAGTCCGACAACGGCGTATACTGGTGTGAGTCTCAACAGCAAGACAGCAGCAACAccatcaacatcaccatcacag gtggaCAGGTGATCCTTCATGGCCCCACCCACCCTGTGAAGGAGGGCGGTGATGTCACCCTGTACTGTACAACCATGTCTCCGCCCTCCGCCACCctgaagtttgttttctttagaGGTGACGCCCCCATTGGGACGGCGtcttcaggtcacatgaccatccACAACTTCTCCAGGTCCCAAGAAGGCGTCTACAGGTGCGGCCTCGTTGGAGGAGGGGAGTCTCCGCCCACCTGGCTGCTGCTGGAAG GTGGCCCTGCTCCCGTCCAGCTCACCCTGCAGCCCGTCTCGTCTCAGCTGTTCGAGTACGACAACCTGACGCTGGACTGTGGCGATGGCAGCGGTGACCGGGGCTGGAGGGTCTTCAGGGCCGTCAACGGCTCCACCTCCCACGACAGATGGAGCGTTCAGGTCTGCGAACCCGAGTGGGGGGCGCCGACCGCGTCGGGGTGCATCCTCCAAACCGCCAAGAAGACGGACAGTGGCATGTACTGGT acacaCCAGTGACCCTACAGAGTCCGGTTGCACCGGTGATGGTGGGCGAAAAAGTCACCCTGCGCTGCAGAACCAAACGCCCGTCTTCAGGCCTGCCGTCCGTCTTCTACAAAGACGATTCCGTCTTGTTGGCGTCGCCCACGGATCACATGACCATCCACCTTGTGTCCAGGTGGGATGAGGGCGTTTACCGCTGTCACGTCAGCGGTCATGGCGACTCTCCGTCCAGTTGGCTCTTCGTCCGAG GCCCCCACAGCCCCGACCCCTCCTCTGCAGGGTTGCTGAGTGTGCTCCGCCACTTGGTGGTGGTGTCGCCCTACTGCATCTCTACCATCCTGATGGTGTCCCTATGTCTGCACAGGTCCACAG GAGTGAAGGAATCTGTTAACATGATGATGCCTCCACCCAGTgaggacgatgatgatgatgtcatcagggatCATCCGTATGAGGACGTCGCTGCTGGTGTCTCCACTGAGCATCATTTCTGA
- the LOC137590769 gene encoding high affinity immunoglobulin gamma Fc receptor I-like isoform X1, giving the protein MRKILLFILLLRLIQMAVGCHAWVAVFPSRSQFFEYEPVSISCEQFGSGGWTVWRYTTNSVDPVLSQCGSNWGHQVSSVCEVKTIKKSDNGVYWCESQQQDSSNTINITITGGQVILHGPTHPVKEGGDVTLYCTTMSPPSATLKFVFFRGDAPIGTASSGHMTIHNFSRSQEGVYRCGLVGGGESPPTWLLLEGGPAPVQLTLQPVSSQLFEYDNLTLDCGDGSGDRGWRVFRAVNGSTSHDRWSVQVCEPEWGAPTASGCILQTAKKTDSGMYWCERPSMQRGNVINITVYDTPVTLQSPVAPVMVGEKVTLRCRTKRPSSGLPSVFYKDDSVLLASPTDHMTIHLVSRWDEGVYRCHVSGHGDSPSSWLFVRGPHSPDPSSAGLLSVLRHLVVVSPYCISTILMVSLCLHRSTGVKESVNMMMPPPSEDDDDDVIRDHPYEDVAAGVSTEHHF; this is encoded by the exons ATGAGGAAGATACTGCTCTTCATCC TGTTGCTGAGGCTCATCCAGATGGCGGTCGGCTGTCATG CCTGGGTGGCAGTCTTTCCCAGCAGGTCTCAGTTCTTCGAGTATGAGCCGGTCTCCATCAGCTGTGAGCAGTTCGGTTCTGGTGGCTGGACAGTGTGGAGGTACACCACCAACAG TGTAGACCCGGTTCTGTCTCAGTGTGGCTCCAACTGGGGCCATCAGGTGTCGTCCGTCTGTGAGGTGAAGACCATCAAGAAGTCCGACAACGGCGTATACTGGTGTGAGTCTCAACAGCAAGACAGCAGCAACAccatcaacatcaccatcacag gtggaCAGGTGATCCTTCATGGCCCCACCCACCCTGTGAAGGAGGGCGGTGATGTCACCCTGTACTGTACAACCATGTCTCCGCCCTCCGCCACCctgaagtttgttttctttagaGGTGACGCCCCCATTGGGACGGCGtcttcaggtcacatgaccatccACAACTTCTCCAGGTCCCAAGAAGGCGTCTACAGGTGCGGCCTCGTTGGAGGAGGGGAGTCTCCGCCCACCTGGCTGCTGCTGGAAG GTGGCCCTGCTCCCGTCCAGCTCACCCTGCAGCCCGTCTCGTCTCAGCTGTTCGAGTACGACAACCTGACGCTGGACTGTGGCGATGGCAGCGGTGACCGGGGCTGGAGGGTCTTCAGGGCCGTCAACGGCTCCACCTCCCACGACAGATGGAGCGTTCAGGTCTGCGAACCCGAGTGGGGGGCGCCGACCGCGTCGGGGTGCATCCTCCAAACCGCCAAGAAGACGGACAGTGGCATGTACTGGTGTGAGCGTCCGTCAATGCAACGCGGCAACGTCATCAACATCACCGTCTACG acacaCCAGTGACCCTACAGAGTCCGGTTGCACCGGTGATGGTGGGCGAAAAAGTCACCCTGCGCTGCAGAACCAAACGCCCGTCTTCAGGCCTGCCGTCCGTCTTCTACAAAGACGATTCCGTCTTGTTGGCGTCGCCCACGGATCACATGACCATCCACCTTGTGTCCAGGTGGGATGAGGGCGTTTACCGCTGTCACGTCAGCGGTCATGGCGACTCTCCGTCCAGTTGGCTCTTCGTCCGAG GCCCCCACAGCCCCGACCCCTCCTCTGCAGGGTTGCTGAGTGTGCTCCGCCACTTGGTGGTGGTGTCGCCCTACTGCATCTCTACCATCCTGATGGTGTCCCTATGTCTGCACAGGTCCACAG GAGTGAAGGAATCTGTTAACATGATGATGCCTCCACCCAGTgaggacgatgatgatgatgtcatcagggatCATCCGTATGAGGACGTCGCTGCTGGTGTCTCCACTGAGCATCATTTCTGA